One stretch of Apis cerana isolate GH-2021 linkage group LG8, AcerK_1.0, whole genome shotgun sequence DNA includes these proteins:
- the LOC107996521 gene encoding leucine-rich repeat and immunoglobulin-like domain-containing nogo receptor-interacting protein 1 isoform X1, whose amino-acid sequence MYCRAQICIYYLLWIVTLSLKFTLEQETTTAKNWDCSAECICLSPKQVLCNTGGLKDIPTQQLPQTIEELSLTKNNFPIIKGDAFAGLKLLRKLTMDGNNISTIRPFAFRGLNKLRELSIQHTPLPFIEKFSFATLQNVSVLLLANNKIRYIEGYSFAGTSNIRVILLSNNPLLRIQSHAFSGVTNIVRLIFPSGIRTIEPDAFDGLQHVGLLKLTYMDLSSLQSYTFRGLSYVHSLNIQESDLGIVEKDAFTGLAHVDRLNILNNKIDLIEKLFLRYENSIEMLRFHGNHVLEAPRHAKDINLEVSSISAIDNHFPCDCQAHNVLESDFVNGTITEFQKKNYCISPIEYNGKPMNFVDFSLIAKCHDNVVQDNLGSGVVGIFTLPITLFLILLFSMNFFQ is encoded by the exons ATGTATTGCAGAGCGCAG atctgCATTTATTACCTGCTGTGGATAGTGACGTTGAGtctaaaatttactttagaaCAAGAAACTACTACCGCGAAAAATTGGGATTGCTCTGCAGAATGTATTTGTCTTTCTCCGAAacag gtTCTTTGCAATACAGGTGGGCTAAAAGATATTCCCACCCAACAGTTACCTCAAACAATAGAGGAACTTTCCTTAACAAAgaacaattttccaataataaaagGAGATGCATTTGCTGGCTTAAAACTGTTACGGAAATTAACGATGGATGGTAATAATATATCGACAATACGTCCGTTCGCATTTCGaggtttaaataaattgcgcGAACTTTCTATTCAGCATACACCTTTACCattcatcgaaaaattttcattcgcaaCTTTACAAAACGTATCAGTATTATTATtggcaaataataaaatacgatatatcGAGGGTTATTCATTTGCCGGTACATCCAACATTCGTGTAATACTATTGAGCAATAACCCATTACTCAGAATCCAGAGTCATGCATTTTCAGGTGTAACAAATATAGTTCGCTTAATATTTCCGTCAGGAATAAGAACTATTGAACCAGATGCATTCGATGGCTTACAACATGTtggacttttaaaattaacttatatGGACTTGTCTTCCCTGCAATCTTACACGTTCCGTGGCTTATCCTATGTGCATTCATTGAATATTCAGGAAAGTGACTTGGGCATCGTTGAGAAGGACGCCTTCACTGGACTTGCTCATGTTGATAgactgaatatattaaataacaaaatcgatctaatcgaaaaattgtttctacGATATGAAAATAGTATAGAGATGCTGAGATTTCATGGAAATCATGTTTTGGAGGCACCTCGTCATGCCAAAGACATTAATTTAGAAGTGAGCTCTATTAGCGCTATCGATAACCATTTTCCTTGCGACTGTCAAGCTCACAATGTATTAGAAAGCGATTTTGTCAATGGAACTATTACCGAGTttcagaaaaagaattattgtatCTCTCCAATTGAATACAATGGAAAACCGATGAACTTTGTAGATTTTAGTCTAATTGCCAAATGTCATGATAATGTCGTCCAAGATAATCTGGGTTCTGGAGTTGTTGGAATTTTTACATTGCCAATCACTTTGTTCCTCATTCTTTTGTTCTCTATGAATTTCTTTCAGTAA
- the LOC107996521 gene encoding chondroadherin isoform X2, with translation MYCRAQICIYYLLWIVTLSLKFTLEQETTTAKNWDCSAECICLSPKQVLCNTGGLKDIPTQQLPQTIEELSLTKNNFPIIKGDAFAGLKLLRKLTMDGNNISTIRPFAFRGLNKLRELSIQHTPLPFIEKFSFATLQNVSVLLLANNKIRYIEGYSFAGVTNIVRLIFPSGIRTIEPDAFDGLQHVGLLKLTYMDLSSLQSYTFRGLSYVHSLNIQESDLGIVEKDAFTGLAHVDRLNILNNKIDLIEKLFLRYENSIEMLRFHGNHVLEAPRHAKDINLEVSSISAIDNHFPCDCQAHNVLESDFVNGTITEFQKKNYCISPIEYNGKPMNFVDFSLIAKCHDNVVQDNLGSGVVGIFTLPITLFLILLFSMNFFQ, from the exons ATGTATTGCAGAGCGCAG atctgCATTTATTACCTGCTGTGGATAGTGACGTTGAGtctaaaatttactttagaaCAAGAAACTACTACCGCGAAAAATTGGGATTGCTCTGCAGAATGTATTTGTCTTTCTCCGAAacag gtTCTTTGCAATACAGGTGGGCTAAAAGATATTCCCACCCAACAGTTACCTCAAACAATAGAGGAACTTTCCTTAACAAAgaacaattttccaataataaaagGAGATGCATTTGCTGGCTTAAAACTGTTACGGAAATTAACGATGGATGGTAATAATATATCGACAATACGTCCGTTCGCATTTCGaggtttaaataaattgcgcGAACTTTCTATTCAGCATACACCTTTACCattcatcgaaaaattttcattcgcaaCTTTACAAAACGTATCAGTATTATTATtggcaaataataaaatacgatatatcGAGGGTTATTCATTTGCCG GTGTAACAAATATAGTTCGCTTAATATTTCCGTCAGGAATAAGAACTATTGAACCAGATGCATTCGATGGCTTACAACATGTtggacttttaaaattaacttatatGGACTTGTCTTCCCTGCAATCTTACACGTTCCGTGGCTTATCCTATGTGCATTCATTGAATATTCAGGAAAGTGACTTGGGCATCGTTGAGAAGGACGCCTTCACTGGACTTGCTCATGTTGATAgactgaatatattaaataacaaaatcgatctaatcgaaaaattgtttctacGATATGAAAATAGTATAGAGATGCTGAGATTTCATGGAAATCATGTTTTGGAGGCACCTCGTCATGCCAAAGACATTAATTTAGAAGTGAGCTCTATTAGCGCTATCGATAACCATTTTCCTTGCGACTGTCAAGCTCACAATGTATTAGAAAGCGATTTTGTCAATGGAACTATTACCGAGTttcagaaaaagaattattgtatCTCTCCAATTGAATACAATGGAAAACCGATGAACTTTGTAGATTTTAGTCTAATTGCCAAATGTCATGATAATGTCGTCCAAGATAATCTGGGTTCTGGAGTTGTTGGAATTTTTACATTGCCAATCACTTTGTTCCTCATTCTTTTGTTCTCTATGAATTTCTTTCAGTAA